A window of the Sabethes cyaneus chromosome 1, idSabCyanKW18_F2, whole genome shotgun sequence genome harbors these coding sequences:
- the LOC128732872 gene encoding ELAV-like protein 2, with translation MMANGLETVQQNGRSGSIGSGQEDSKTNLIVNYLPQTMTQEEVKSLFSSIGDVESCKLIRDKVTGQSLGYGFVNYHRPEDAEKAINTFNGLRLQNKTIKVSFARPSSDAIKGANLYVSGLSKSMTQQDLEALFQPYGQIITSRILCDNITGLSKGVGFIRFDQRSEAERAIQQLNGTTPKGASEPITVKFANNPSNNINKAIPPLAAYLTPTPNLRRFPPGPIHPLGGRFSLPSTFSRYSPLTGDLGTSVLSANAINGSGWCIFVYNLAPETEENVLWQLFGPFGAVQSVKVIKDLQTNKCKGFGFVTMTNYDEAVVAVQSLNGYTLGNRVLQVSFKTNNTKSKTN, from the exons ATGATGGCGAACGGTTTGGAGACAGTACAGCAAAACGGACGCTCCGGTTCGATCGGCAGTGGCCAGGAGGACAGCAAGACGAATCTGATCGTGAACTATCTGCCACAGACGAtgacacaggaggaggtcaaatcACTGTTCTCCAGCATCGGCGACGTCGAGAGCTGCAAGCTCATTAGGGATAAGGTTACCG GACAAAGTCTCGGTTACGGCTTCGTCAACTATCACCGTCCGGAGGACGCAGAAAAAGCAATAAACACATTCAACGGGCTGAGACTGCAGAACAAGACGATCAAGGTGTCGTTCGCACGGCCCAGCTCCGATGCCATCAAGGGCGCCAACCTGTACGTATCCGGGCTGTCCAAGAGCATGACCCAGCAGGATCTGGAGGCACTGTTCCAGCCATACGGACAAATAATCACATCGCGCATCCTGTGCGACAACATTACCGGCCTATCGAAGGGGGTCGGCTTCATCCGCTTCGACCAGCGCTCCGAAGCGGAACGGGCCATCCAGCAGCTGAACGGTACCACGCCGAAAGGTGCTTCCGAACCGATTACGGTCAAGTTCGCCAACAATCCGAGCAATAACATCAACAAAGCGATTCCACCGCTGGCCGCGTATCTAACGCCGACGCCGAACCTACGACGATTCCCACCGGGGCCGATCCATCCGCTAGGTGGACGTTTCAG CCTTCCCTCTACTTTCAGCCGCTACTCGCCGCTGACTGGCGACCTCGGCACTTCGGTTCTATCGGCCAACGCCATCAACGGGTCCGGCTGGTGTATCTTCGTGTACAATCTGGCCCCGGAGACGGAGGAAAACGTGTTGTGGCAACTGTTTGGTCCGTTCGGAGCAGTCCAGAGCGTCAAAGTAATCAAGGACCTACAGACGAACAAGTGCAAGGGATTCGGTTTCGTCACGATGACCAACTACGACGAGGCAGTCGTTGCTGTGCAATCTCTGAATGGTTACACCCTCGGCAACCGAGTGCTGCAGGTCAGCTTCAAGACGAACAACACCAAATCGAAAACCAattaa